From the genome of Nitrospira lenta, one region includes:
- a CDS encoding Txe/YoeB family addiction module toxin: MKWQLVFTKQAQKDAKKNAAAGLREKTERLLEILRKNPFQTPPPYEELVGDLEGAYSRRITIQHRLAYQVLAPDKTVKILCMWTHYE; the protein is encoded by the coding sequence GTGAAGTGGCAACTCGTCTTTACGAAGCAGGCTCAGAAGGATGCAAAGAAGAATGCTGCGGCAGGCCTGCGAGAAAAAACCGAGCGCTTGCTGGAAATCCTTCGGAAAAACCCATTCCAGACTCCCCCTCCCTACGAGGAATTGGTCGGTGACTTAGAAGGCGCTTATTCGCGAAGAATCACCATTCAACACAGGCTCGCCTACCAGGTGCTCGCACCGGACAAAACTGTGAAGATCTTGTGTATGTGGACCCATTACGAATAG
- a CDS encoding multiheme c-type cytochrome, with protein MGLFGRMKQVVVGAAVLVGVLAVWSGGEPVLHAQDAKSQAVIEKAFPSSSKCKRCHERVFEEWETSPLSKSIHSPAFRASLDAYLNSSAGKDKAMCFRCHAPHVREFPEQAQLFVDQAKSGDPSLDGVACAQCHLIKQVDRAKHPPEPKYELGSKTLYGPYKDFVQNLAHQSMELGLFQKSDLCLNCHQSVPSAANLGKANDLLGSYEQSQAVKSGKECQSCHMPEQVGESANGEKKRKVANHTFPGRIGKLRQEAAKLDVQTKIDGDKTTVIVKVQSLVPHNLPTTHPAWASVVLDLDIKGKNLKTVFADKRIYGRTYADAKGQKTVFDFEAAKVLEDTVLKPDETRVETFTFPTPKDTKTFDVDVTLNYAPITGPAPFLQRVEAEASKGSQDPVFQAIDIVKRTENIPINK; from the coding sequence GTGGGGTTATTCGGGCGCATGAAGCAGGTCGTCGTGGGCGCCGCAGTGCTTGTCGGTGTCCTGGCGGTCTGGAGCGGGGGCGAGCCTGTCTTGCATGCGCAGGATGCGAAGTCTCAGGCCGTAATCGAAAAAGCCTTTCCCAGCTCCAGCAAGTGCAAGCGGTGCCATGAGCGCGTGTTTGAAGAGTGGGAAACCTCTCCGCTCTCCAAGTCGATCCATTCGCCGGCCTTCCGTGCCTCGCTGGATGCCTATCTGAATTCCTCTGCAGGCAAAGACAAAGCGATGTGCTTCCGTTGCCACGCGCCCCACGTGCGTGAATTTCCTGAGCAGGCCCAGCTGTTTGTCGATCAGGCCAAGTCGGGTGATCCCTCGTTGGACGGTGTTGCCTGCGCACAATGCCATTTGATCAAGCAGGTCGATCGAGCCAAGCATCCGCCGGAACCGAAGTATGAATTGGGCAGCAAGACGCTCTATGGCCCCTACAAAGATTTTGTTCAGAATCTCGCGCATCAATCGATGGAGCTGGGACTGTTTCAGAAGTCCGACCTCTGTCTGAATTGTCACCAGTCCGTGCCCTCGGCGGCGAATCTGGGCAAGGCCAACGATTTGCTCGGAAGTTACGAGCAGAGCCAGGCGGTGAAGTCCGGCAAAGAATGCCAGAGCTGCCATATGCCTGAGCAGGTCGGGGAGTCGGCCAACGGCGAGAAAAAGCGCAAAGTGGCCAACCATACGTTCCCCGGGCGCATCGGCAAGCTACGGCAGGAAGCAGCGAAGCTGGATGTGCAAACCAAGATCGACGGGGACAAGACGACCGTCATTGTGAAAGTACAAAGCCTCGTGCCGCATAACCTGCCCACGACTCATCCGGCCTGGGCGTCGGTGGTGTTGGATCTCGACATCAAAGGGAAAAATCTGAAGACGGTGTTCGCTGACAAGCGGATTTATGGCCGGACCTATGCCGATGCGAAGGGGCAGAAGACGGTCTTTGATTTTGAGGCGGCGAAAGTGTTGGAAGACACGGTTCTCAAACCTGATGAAACGAGAGTCGAGACCTTTACCTTCCCCACTCCGAAAGACACGAAGACCTTCGACGTCGATGTAACACTCAACTACGCGCCGATCACAGGGCCTGCGCCGTTCCTCCAGCGTGTCGAAGCCGAAGCCTCCAAGGGATCGCAAGATCCGGTCTTCCAGGCGATCGACATCGTCAAACGCACCGAGAACATTCCCATCAATAAGTAG
- a CDS encoding type II toxin-antitoxin system Phd/YefM family antitoxin: MTTLKASAARSKLYRLIDETAASHEPIMIAGKRSSAVLVSEEDWRAMQETVYLLSIPRMRQSIRKGIATPIEKCSKAPGW, from the coding sequence ATGACTACGCTCAAAGCCAGCGCCGCTCGCTCAAAGCTGTATCGACTGATCGATGAAACCGCAGCCTCACACGAACCGATTATGATCGCAGGGAAACGGTCAAGCGCGGTGCTGGTGTCCGAAGAAGATTGGCGCGCGATGCAAGAAACCGTATATCTCCTTTCCATCCCCCGCATGAGGCAATCTATCCGCAAGGGAATTGCGACGCCTATCGAAAAATGCTCGAAAGCCCCCGGATGGTGA